From the Vibrio ziniensis genome, the window GGGCGATGATTGGCTATGTCTATCAGCAACAAGGCGCAACGGAAATTGCTCGTGAAGCACTTGAATACAACTTATTGGAATACGCAGAGCTACTGCTGTTCCTATTAGTCGCCATGACCTACATCAGTGCCATGGAAGAACGGAGGCTGTTTGATGCCTTGCAGGCTTGGATGGTAAGTAAAGGGTTTAATTATCGAACCCTGTTTTGGATCACTGGCTTACTCGCTTTTTTCATTTCCCCCATAGCGGACAACTTAACCACGGCACTCTTAATGTGTGCGGTGGTAATGAAAGTGGGAGGTAAACACAATCATTTTATAAATATCGCCTGTATTAACATCGTCATTGCCGCTAATGCTGGCGGTGCTTTCAGTCCTTTTGGCGATATTACGACACTGATGGTGTGGCAAGCTGGGCATGTGAACTTCACTGAGTTCTTGAGCCTGTTTATTCCAGCCATATCTAACTACATGGTTCCAGCGCTGATTATGTCTTTCTTTGTACCGAAAGAGACACCAGACACCGTCAACGAACATGTGGAGCTAAAACGCGGTGCCAGACGCATCGTGCTGCTGTTCATTCTTACTATTGTCACGGCGGTTAGCTTCCACGCCTTGTTCCATTTCCCTCCAGTAATGGGCATGATGATGGGCTTGGCCTATTTGCAATTCTTCGGCTATTTCTTGCGTAAAACGCTGGCAGGTTCCCTTGCGAAGAAAACCGCTTTGGCTATTGCCAACAATGATGAAGCAGCTCTCAAACGAATCGGTTCTGTGGTGCCTTTTGACGTATTTAGCCGAGTATCACATGCAGAATGGGACACGCTACTGTTCTTCTACGGGGTTGTTATGTGCGTGGGAGGCCTCAGTTTATTAGGCTATCTCACCCTGATTTCCGAGATCATCTACACCCAGTGGGATCCAATGTGGGCGAACGTCACTGTGGGTATCCTATCTTCCATCATCGATAACATTCCAGTGATGTTTGCCGTGTTGTCTATGGAACCTTATATGTCTTTAGGTAACTGGTTGTTAGTAACACTGACAGCAGGTGTTGGCGGTAGCTTATTATCGATCGGATCTGCCGCTGGTGTAGCGTTGATGGGCGCCGCCCACGGCAAATACACCTTCTTCGGTCATTTAAAATGGGCTCCAGCCATTATATTGGGCTATGTGGTGAGCATTGTGTTGCATCTGATGATTAACCACGCGTCGTTCAATATATTCTTTTAACTGTGGAACTTATTGAGTCGCAACTGATAACAAACGACATAATACATATATTGTTATGCTTTGTTTTGTTCCAGTTGCAATAGTTTCTCTTTGGTTTCCACTCCGCCCGCATACCCCGTTAGCTTACCGTTTTTACCAATCACTCGGTGACACGGCACTATGATGGATATCGGGTTTTTCCCGTTAGCTAAGCCGACTGCTCGCACTGCTTTGGGATTGCCAATTTCATCCGCCAGTTGTTGATAACTCCAAGTCTCACCGTAAGGGATACGACACAACGCCTGCCAAACTGCCTGCTGAAAATCGGTCCCCTTTGCGGCTAATGGCATATCAAACTGGGTACGTTGACCTGAGAAATATTCTTCTAGCTGACTCTTAGTCTGATTCAAAATCTCATGGGTTTCAGTGTAAGTACCCAACTCTTTGGGCTGTGTTGTTTGTGTTTCAAACCAAGCGCCAAGCAATCCTTTATCGTTTGCTTGAAGAGTCATTTGCCCGTATGGGCACTGGAAAAAAGTGTAGTAATTCATGTTATTGGTTCCAACAGTGGAAAGTCGCATAGCTACCCCATGGCGCTACTTTTTGTTTATTCAATTGTGGGTAACCGACGAGGGCTTTCTTAACCACCAGATCGGTGTCCAGAAAACAGTCGCTATCTGATAAGCCTCTTAGACGTGCGTAGTTCACCGTCCAAGGCCCGACGCCTTTTAAGTTAAGCCATTGATCAACATCTTCATCAAAATGCTCGAGCATATATTGAGCAAACCGGCTCAACGTATCTTTGCGACTTTGTGGCATACGTAAAAATGACAGATCTGCCTTTGCCACCTGCTCAGGCGAAGGAAATGACACATCTTCTCTCAGCGGAGTGAGTGTTTCTGTCAGTAGATTAAGCTGCCCTATCGCCGCTTTAATCGATACCTGCTGTCCTAATATCGCTCTCACCCCCGCTTCCCAAGCATTCCATACACCAGGTATACGAATTCCAGAGGTTTTTACTAAACCCGGAGCAGCTTGTTCCAATTGATTTTCTACCGCAACGATATCGACGTCTAAATCGAACAATCGTCTTAGTTTAACCACCAACTGGCGTAAATCAGCCATCGACTCTAACTCAAACTCAATATCTAAATGAGTATTGGAGTTCTTACTGGCTTTAAACCAACCTTTGCCTTGGCTTAATCCAACGTATCGAGCATAGCTGTTGTCATCAACTGTCTCGAGCCCGTGAATCGCTCTTAGCCGATAAAACGCCAGCATATGTGACCAATCAAAAGGCCCTCGGTAAGCCAAAGACAACTGATTCTTTGCCGTCACTTGAACTTGCTCTTTGCGCACTTGAGAAGGCGTTAATTGTAACACCTTCTGAAAAGCGTCATTAAAACGCCGTGTGCTATTAAATCCACAGGCAAAACCAATATCTGTGATCGCCATTTGGCTATTGTGGAGAAGCTGCTTAGCAAACATAAGCTGATGATATTGAGCGTATTGCTTCGGCGACATGCCAAGGTGAGTTTGAAATAGCTGACGTAGATAACGGTCGGAAATACCAAGTCGATTTGCAAGATCGCTGAGTGAATGGCTTTGCAACTGGCCGCTGTCAATCATCGACAGGGCGCGAATAAACGTCGTCTCAACCCCTTTCCACGCCCAAGAGCTAGGCGCACTGTCTGGTCTGCAACGCAAACAGGGGCGATAACCTGCTTGAAGTGCTTGAGCTTGGTTTAAGAAGTATTCGACATTCTCTTCTTTTGGAAGATTGGCAGGGCAGATAGGACGACAGAATATGCCGGTTGTCTTTACCGCCACATAAAACTGCCCGTCAAAACGTGCATCTCGGCTTAGGCGTGCTTTTTGACACTGCTCATGAGTGAGTATAGCTTCCGCTTGAATCGCCATGGTCTATCCTTAAACGATGAAATTGACTTTAGTTTACGTTGCTTGCACGATAACACTAGCCATTTTCGGAACTAAATGATTGCCAAAGCTCAAACTGATGCTAATTTAACGCCAAAGTTCATTCGAATTTTTCAAACAACAAAATCAACCAATCTAGATTATCAATTCTTCATTCGTCTTCTAAACTTTATTCCAACAGTAACAGACAACATCAAAACTTATTCGAAAGTTTTGAATTTTGAGGAATCTAAATATGTCAGCTCTTAAAAAACTCCTAGCATCAAATGTAGGTTTTGCTCCACTCGCTTTGCGTCTTCCTATCAGTATCATTTTTATGGCGCACGGTTCTCAGAAACTTTTTGGCTGGTTTGGCGGCTACGGTCTTCAAGGCACTGGTCAATGGATGGCATCAATTGGTCTAGAACCAGGCGTGCTGATGGCATTCCTAGCAGGTAGCGGTGAATTCTTCGGTGGTCTATTCATCCTAATCGGTTTACTAACTCGTCCAGCAGCAGCGGTTCTTGCTTTCACTATGGTAGTAGCAATCCTAAGCACACACATTAGCAATGGTTTGTTCCTGTCTAACGGTGGTTACGAGTTTGGTCTTGCGCTTCTTGCAGCAGCTGTTTCCCTCGCTATCTCAGGTGCAGGTAAGCTAAGTGTGGATAACATTCTAAGCAAATCAAAATAATTGGTTTCTTTATCTTAAAATAAAGGGAAGATCGAAAAGGCGAGCAGATTCTCGCCTTTTACTTTTTTGCCTGACTTATTCGTGTTTTTTTAATTATAAATTCGCTTCACCGGCACGCTGAATACTGTACGCTGTAAGAGGGTCGATTTTCTTCACTAGCTCTTCGACATGCCCTATCGCTTCTATAGTCGAGCTATTTTTACGATAGCTGAGAAATACCGGTCTATGCCACTCTTCAACACCCGGTACAAGATACAGTTCACCAGAGGCAATAAATGGCTCGACAATCGACGTTGGCAGATAAGCACTACCACCTTTCTCCAAAATGAAGTCTAAGGCAATACGCGCCGTTGAGGTGCGTAAAAAAGGTGCTGGCGCTTTGGGGTGTCTATCAGCATGCTCTGCGGCAAATCGAGAACCCCAATCAACGTAAACATAGCGATTCTGAAATACCGACTCTAATGTGTCATCTTGGGTAGAGACAAGCACTAGCACCAGATCTGCCACTTTCTTGCAATTAAGCTCTTCGGCTTTAATCTGATCAAAGGCAAACGCCATATCTAGAGTACGCTCTAACAGTTGTCGGCTTAATTGCTCACGCCCCATGACTTCCGCCATGAACGCATAACCACTAAACGCATCGGTCACCACGCTCAAGCAGTTTTGTAAATACGCATCCCATACGTTTGGTGTGCCACCAATCGTCAGTTGTAATGCTTGACCATTTTCCAAAGAAAGTTCAAATTTAGCCTGCTGCAAAGTAGTCACCATCACCTCTGCATAACTAACCAAACGTTCCCCTGCTGACGTCAACTTAATGTTGTTACGATCACGAGTGAAAAGCTGCGTGTCAAAATAGCTTTCTAGTTGTTTAATACGTGCACTTACAGCCGCTTGAGTTAAATATAGGTTTTCAGCAGCACGACCAAAATGGCGTACCTGAGCCAACTCAAGAAAAGTACGAAAGACTTTTACGTCCATATAGAATCCTCTGAATTTACAGTCGAAGATTAACAAGGAAGTACAATTATGACGATAAAAAATTTTTGTTTTTCTTTTATATAATTTGCGCCTAACTTTCGCGGTGAACCAAAGCTACATAGTAGCAGCTCATATTTACACGAGGTTGATATGTTTGAGACTGCATTTCGTACAGGTAAAAAACGTTTTTACGACACGAAAAAGTTCCCACGCGGATTCGCGAAATCCGGTGATTTCACTCTTGCAGAAGAGGATATTCTTACACTTTATGGTGAAACTCTAAACGGCTTGGAAGCTGGTACTCTGCAACCTGAAAACGCTGAAGAACAACAATTTCTAAAAGTGTTGGAGAACCCAGATCTAGCATCAAGCAAAATCGAAAAAGCATGGTTGAAATACGTGCGTTTGGCTCGCGGTCGTAAACGCTTCCATACATTAAATGGTCGCAATAAACTTGACGCATCATCAGACGATTACACTGATACTGATGACGAGCCGACCTTAACCGAAGAAGGTTAATAGAAAGCTTCAGCACACCCTCGTGCTGAAGCTGTCGGTATAAAGGCGATATGCTCGCCTTAATGCTTGTTTTTGTTCAATAACACCGTTCTCAATATTGAGCTTACAGCTTTACTACGCAAAGCTCAGAAGCTTTTAGGTACCCCCTATTTCACCACAGCGTGACGACCATAAGTTCAAGCACATAAATTTCTATGCTAAGCGACCACCGCTATCTATTTTTTGGCTACTCTATTTAGCCAGCATAGAAACTTTCTTTAAAAAGGTGTCCTTTAAGTGCTCTTGATCATACTCGAGATGGTAGGTATTGTGGAATCCCACTTTAAGCTCAACGCCATTTCCACGTAGATAAATACTGTATCCATCGTAGTCTGAAAAAGCCTCTACACCCTCATAGATTTTGCCATGCTCGGTCGGTGTACCGTGTTCTATAATTGCCTCGTAGGCATGTAAGATTTTGGTTGGATCAAGTTCGTTTTTCATTTGTTCACTCCTTAATCTCTCCTTGCACATTAATTATGGGTAACGAACATTCTCTTCGCCAATTGGCTATGCGCTACGAATCAAAAATTCACTTAATTTTAAATGTGAATTTTGTCGTTCTACTTTTACGTACTCAGCCATTAACAAAGCTTAGATTGGGTTTAAATCCACATTTTTCGGCTTCACAAGGTTACATACAGGGTCATACAACGAAAGTTTGACATAAAACAATGGCAGATACTGAAAACTTATTTTATAATGCAAATTAATAAAACAACCCAAAGTGTTTAAAGCAATGTTGCAATGAAATGGCAACATTTTCAGACAGTCAAATGTCACTTTACACATCGAGGCGAGAAGACAATTACCAATATTAAGGGCGGAACATGAGACTTATCCCACTGAACAACAAAGCACAGGTCGGCAAATGGGCTGCGGCGCACATTGTTAAGCGTATCAATGCATTCAAACCTACTGCAGAGCGTCCGTTTGTTCTAGGTCTACCAACAGGTAGTACTCCACTTGAAACTTACAAAGCGCTAATTGAGCTTTACAACGCAGGTGAAGTGAGCTTCAAGCATGTTGTGACTTTCAACATGGATGAGTACGTAGGTCTACCAGCTGATCACCCTGAATCTTACCGTACATTCATGTACACCAATTTCTTTAACCATGTAGATATCCAAGAGCAAAACATCAACTTGCTTGACGGCATGTCTGAAGATCACGACGCTGTGTGTAAGCGCTATGAAGAGAAAATCAAGTCTTACGGAAAAATCAACCTATTCATGGGTGGCGTAGGTAACGATGGTCACATAGCATTTAACGAACCAGCATCGTCACTATCGTCACGCACTCGCATCAAAACACTGACTGAAGATACACGTATCGCGAACTCTCGTTTCTTTGGTGGAGATGTTAGCCAAGTACCAAAATACGCACTAACTATCGGTGTGGGTACCCTGCTGGATGCAGAAGAGCTTCTTATCCTTGCTATCGGTCACAACAAAGCGCTTGCTGTTGAAGCGGCAGTTGAAGGTTGTGTTAACCATCTTTGGACAGTAAGTGCTCTGCAGCTACATCCAAAAGCAATCATCGTATGTGATGATCCGGCAACTCAAGAGTTGAAAGTGAAAACCGTTCGTTACTTTAACGAACTAGAAGCAGAAAACATTAAAGGCTTCTAAGCTTCGATATGGCAATAAAAAGGCCCAGAGATTACCGCTGGGCCTTTTCGTATTACTAGGAATGTTTATCCATCGCCGTATGGCTAAAATCAGGCTTCACTGATAATTCTTGATTTCTATTCTCTGTGTCTTCATCAGTTTGGTCAGGAAAGTGCAGCTCAAATTCATCAAAATCATCCATCTCAGCTAACTCTTCACGCAATGTCTCGCTCGCATTTTCAGTAATCTCGCTATCATCCAGCACTTCACCTTTCATTGGTACCGGGATTTGGCGTTTATACAATTTGTTTAAAGCGCGAATAATTGAATGCTTGTTTACCTTACCCGTTGCGATTTTCTTTTGTAGTGGCCTTGCTAATGCTTGTAAACCCACAACTGAGTTAACACCCATGTTACTACCGACTTTATCACGCAATATTTTTGCTGGTTCATAACCAAAGTGAGCCGAAAGATACAACCAGATATAAGCAATCGAGTTACCGTTGGAACCTTTATCTACCCATGCTTCTGCTGCATGATACATCGCCTCTGCATGCCCTTTTTCTGATGCACGCTCTAACCAATAACAACCTTTTTCATAGTTTACCGGAACCCCAACACCTCTTAAGTAGTTGATTCCAAGTTTCATCATACCGTCAAGGCTGTTTCTTTTTGCAGCTTTCGAATACCAGTAAGTAGAGTCACCTGGCGATGGGGAAA encodes:
- the nhaD gene encoding sodium:proton antiporter NhaD, with translation MRYLPCWPLAILSVLFSSPSIASGSTSHGLNLTHSFIGYTAVCIFVFAYILVTLEEYLKLRKSKPVLLAAGLIWAMIGYVYQQQGATEIAREALEYNLLEYAELLLFLLVAMTYISAMEERRLFDALQAWMVSKGFNYRTLFWITGLLAFFISPIADNLTTALLMCAVVMKVGGKHNHFINIACINIVIAANAGGAFSPFGDITTLMVWQAGHVNFTEFLSLFIPAISNYMVPALIMSFFVPKETPDTVNEHVELKRGARRIVLLFILTIVTAVSFHALFHFPPVMGMMMGLAYLQFFGYFLRKTLAGSLAKKTALAIANNDEAALKRIGSVVPFDVFSRVSHAEWDTLLFFYGVVMCVGGLSLLGYLTLISEIIYTQWDPMWANVTVGILSSIIDNIPVMFAVLSMEPYMSLGNWLLVTLTAGVGGSLLSIGSAAGVALMGAAHGKYTFFGHLKWAPAIILGYVVSIVLHLMINHASFNIFF
- a CDS encoding methylated-DNA--[protein]-cysteine S-methyltransferase — translated: MNYYTFFQCPYGQMTLQANDKGLLGAWFETQTTQPKELGTYTETHEILNQTKSQLEEYFSGQRTQFDMPLAAKGTDFQQAVWQALCRIPYGETWSYQQLADEIGNPKAVRAVGLANGKNPISIIVPCHRVIGKNGKLTGYAGGVETKEKLLQLEQNKA
- a CDS encoding DNA-3-methyladenine glycosylase 2 family protein; this encodes MAIQAEAILTHEQCQKARLSRDARFDGQFYVAVKTTGIFCRPICPANLPKEENVEYFLNQAQALQAGYRPCLRCRPDSAPSSWAWKGVETTFIRALSMIDSGQLQSHSLSDLANRLGISDRYLRQLFQTHLGMSPKQYAQYHQLMFAKQLLHNSQMAITDIGFACGFNSTRRFNDAFQKVLQLTPSQVRKEQVQVTAKNQLSLAYRGPFDWSHMLAFYRLRAIHGLETVDDNSYARYVGLSQGKGWFKASKNSNTHLDIEFELESMADLRQLVVKLRRLFDLDVDIVAVENQLEQAAPGLVKTSGIRIPGVWNAWEAGVRAILGQQVSIKAAIGQLNLLTETLTPLREDVSFPSPEQVAKADLSFLRMPQSRKDTLSRFAQYMLEHFDEDVDQWLNLKGVGPWTVNYARLRGLSDSDCFLDTDLVVKKALVGYPQLNKQKVAPWGSYATFHCWNQ
- a CDS encoding DoxX family protein; protein product: MSALKKLLASNVGFAPLALRLPISIIFMAHGSQKLFGWFGGYGLQGTGQWMASIGLEPGVLMAFLAGSGEFFGGLFILIGLLTRPAAAVLAFTMVVAILSTHISNGLFLSNGGYEFGLALLAAAVSLAISGAGKLSVDNILSKSK
- a CDS encoding LysR family transcriptional regulator; translation: MDVKVFRTFLELAQVRHFGRAAENLYLTQAAVSARIKQLESYFDTQLFTRDRNNIKLTSAGERLVSYAEVMVTTLQQAKFELSLENGQALQLTIGGTPNVWDAYLQNCLSVVTDAFSGYAFMAEVMGREQLSRQLLERTLDMAFAFDQIKAEELNCKKVADLVLVLVSTQDDTLESVFQNRYVYVDWGSRFAAEHADRHPKAPAPFLRTSTARIALDFILEKGGSAYLPTSIVEPFIASGELYLVPGVEEWHRPVFLSYRKNSSTIEAIGHVEELVKKIDPLTAYSIQRAGEANL
- a CDS encoding DUF413 domain-containing protein; the protein is MFETAFRTGKKRFYDTKKFPRGFAKSGDFTLAEEDILTLYGETLNGLEAGTLQPENAEEQQFLKVLENPDLASSKIEKAWLKYVRLARGRKRFHTLNGRNKLDASSDDYTDTDDEPTLTEEG
- a CDS encoding DUF3081 domain-containing protein, which encodes MKNELDPTKILHAYEAIIEHGTPTEHGKIYEGVEAFSDYDGYSIYLRGNGVELKVGFHNTYHLEYDQEHLKDTFLKKVSMLAK
- the nagB gene encoding glucosamine-6-phosphate deaminase — its product is MRLIPLNNKAQVGKWAAAHIVKRINAFKPTAERPFVLGLPTGSTPLETYKALIELYNAGEVSFKHVVTFNMDEYVGLPADHPESYRTFMYTNFFNHVDIQEQNINLLDGMSEDHDAVCKRYEEKIKSYGKINLFMGGVGNDGHIAFNEPASSLSSRTRIKTLTEDTRIANSRFFGGDVSQVPKYALTIGVGTLLDAEELLILAIGHNKALAVEAAVEGCVNHLWTVSALQLHPKAIIVCDDPATQELKVKTVRYFNELEAENIKGF
- a CDS encoding tetratricopeptide repeat protein, translating into MDIIGMAIGALGLSFIVIFIWMVSLSVRKKRLEEERKEREEAYRRALERTREEERQERLFKAESGHIPTILYMAKESERGNLREALFWYEKAALLDNINGMHGVVRICKRMRDDMILRSKSQFWEMFIKGLEGDLQAKFETGQSLVFGRGTEVNVVKGLGLIQEAAERKYIEAIIFMGDWCISKDNLSPSPGDSTYWYSKAAKRNSLDGMMKLGINYLRGVGVPVNYEKGCYWLERASEKGHAEAMYHAAEAWVDKGSNGNSIAYIWLYLSAHFGYEPAKILRDKVGSNMGVNSVVGLQALARPLQKKIATGKVNKHSIIRALNKLYKRQIPVPMKGEVLDDSEITENASETLREELAEMDDFDEFELHFPDQTDEDTENRNQELSVKPDFSHTAMDKHS